The following coding sequences are from one Carassius auratus strain Wakin chromosome 47, ASM336829v1, whole genome shotgun sequence window:
- the LOC113065158 gene encoding armadillo-like helical domain-containing protein 3 has protein sequence MAQPEKKAGLLKRTSSSKKPLKEKVLLMYEQIFTKEDPSKSNPRFWDELFLMKVNLEYLEGKLESLDGDEVMKVKDNINSLFQHCVQALAEEHQIRVVNALQTLCALFRGVHQKNRSATGFDIINMLMGFDKAELRMKELMESLDALLCGDGSQSLKSLCLKLLLCLVTVTDNISQNTILEYVMINSIFEAILQILSDVSSRAQHGYDAVVLLALLVNYRKYESVNPYIVKLSIVDDEPTLDGMGMVIHHALTEYNRQYRDKEEENQGGFFSTLTSMVGSMFIADADEKLSVQTNEAILLALYEAVHLNRNFITVLAQSHPEMDMAAAPAVPVPSSPATPLGTTPPSLDLMNNPELPLDPNLQTSNLLITFLKYSSIVMQDTKDEHRLNSARLCLIILTCIAEDQYADAFLHDDNMNFRVNLHRMPMRHRKKAVDKNIPSRPLVCAVLDLMVEFIITHMMKEFPMDLYVRCIQIIHKLICYQKKCRVRMHYTWRELWSALINLLKFLLSNETILLSKHNIFQLALQVVNLFNMFITYGDTFLPTPSSYDELYYEIIRMHQVFDNLYCMVLRVSTNAGPWKEPASKVTHALVNVRAIINHFNPKIESYAAVNHISQLSEDQVLEVVRSNYDTLTLKLQDALDQFERYSEQPREAGFFKELVRSISLNVRKNVSLSTMSQDVLLKEFSSIS, from the exons ATGGCTCAGCCTGAGAAGAAGGCAGGTCTCCTGAAGAGGACATCCTCCTCAAAGAAGCCCCTGAAGGAGAAAGTGCTGCTGATGTATGAGCAGATATTCACA AAGGAAGACCCTAGCAAGAGCAATCCTCGCTTCTGGGACGAGCTGTTTCTGATGAAG GTCAATCTGGAGTATCTGGAGGGGAAGCTGGAGTCTCTGGACGGAGACGAAGTCATGAAAGTCAAGGACAACATCaacagtttgttccagcactgtGTCCAGGCTCTGGCAGAAGAGCACCAGATCAGAGTAGTCAACGCTCTTCAG ACTCTCTGTGCGCTGTTCAGAGGAGTTCACCAGAAGAACAGGTCTGCCACGGGCTTCGACATCATCAACATGCTGATGGGCTTCGACAAGGCTGAGCTGCGCATGAAG GAGCTGATGGAGAGTCTGGACGCTCTGCTGTGTGGAGACGGATCCCAGAGTCTGAAGAGCTTGTGTCTCAAACTGCTGCTGTGTCTGGTCACT GTGACCGATAACATTAGTCAGAACACCATTCTGGAGTATGTGATGATCAACAGTATATTTGAGGCCATTCTCCAG ATTCTTTCTGACGTGTCCAGTCGAGCGCAGCATGGATATGATGCTGTGGTGCTATTAGCTCTGTTGGTCAACTACAGGAAGTATGAG TCTGTGAATCCTTACATTGTGAAGCTGTCGATCGTGGACGACGAGCCGACCCTGGAT GGCATGGGGATGGTCATCCACCACGCACTTACAGAGTACAACAG GCAGTACAgagacaaagaagaagaaaaccagGGAGGCTTTTTTTCCACCCTTACCAGCATg GTGGGCAGTATGTTTATCGCTGATGCAGATGAGAAGCTGTCAGTACA GACTAATGAAGCCATCCTTCTCGCTCTGTATGAAGCCGTACATCTCAACAGAAACTTCATCACGGTTCTTGCACAG AGTCATCCTGAGATGGACATGGCAGCAGCTCCGGCGGTGCCCGTCCCATCCTCTCCTGCGACCCCGCTGGGCACCACACCGCCCTCTCTGGACC TGATGAATAATCCCGAGCTTCCTCTGGACCCAAACTTGCAGACGAGTAATCTTCTTATAACGTTCCTCAAATATTCCTCCATCGTAATGCAGGACACCAAAG atgaaCACAGACTCAACAGTGCCAGGCTGTGCCTCATCATTCTGACCTGTATAGCCGAG GATCAGTACGCCGACGCCTTTCTCCACGATGATAACATGAACTTCAGGGTCAACTTGCACAGAATG CCCATGAGACACCGAAAGAAAGCGGTGGATAAGAACATCCCCTCTCGGCCTTTAGTTTGTGCAGTTCTGG ATCTGATGGTTGAGTTTATCATTACTCATATGATGAAGGAGTTTCCTATGGATCTCTATGT GCGCTGCATTCAGATAATTCACAAACTGATCTGCTACCAGAAGAAGTGCAGAGTTAGGATGCACTACACGTGGAGAGAGCTCTGGTCAG CTCTCATTAACCTTCTGAAGTTCCTGCTGTCTAATGAGACCATCCTTCTGTCCAAGCACAATATCTTCCAGCTGGCTCTTCAG GTGGTGAACCTCTTTAACATGTTCATCACGTATGGAGACACGTTTCTGCCCACCCCCAGCAGTTACGACGAGCTCTACTACGAGATTATACGCATGCATCAGGTGTTTGATAACCTCTACTGCATGG TGCTGCGAGTGTCCACCAACGCTGGCCCGTGGAAGGAGCCTGCTAGTAAAGTCACGCACGCGCTCGTCAACGTCAG AGCAATTATTAACCACTTCAACCCTAAGATTGAGTCGTACGCTGCTGTGAACCACATCTCACAGCTCTCAGAAGATCAG GTGCTGGAGGTGGTGCGGTCTAACTACGACACACTAACACTGAAGCTGCAGGACGCTCTGGATCAGTTTGAGCGCTACTCTGAGCAGCCCAGAGAGGCCGGTTTCTTCAAGGAGCTG GTTCGCTCCATCAGTCTGAACGTGAGGAAGAACGTGTCTCTGAGTACCATGAGTCAGGACGTCCTGCTGAAGGAGTTCTCCTCTATATCCTGA